From one Peptoniphilaceae bacterium AMB_02 genomic stretch:
- a CDS encoding phenylacetate--CoA ligase produces MIWNESKECMSRDEMHHMQSVRLSKLVKRIYHNVPYYRKKMQEVGIEPWDIKTVEDISKLPFTTKEDLRDNYPFGLFAVPMTEVVRLHASSGTTGKATVVGYSRRDIEIWTECVTRVLAMAGIGKDDKIQVSYGYGLFTGGLGLHYGAENVGATVVPMSTSGTKKQITMMEDFKCTAVACTPSYLLHLIEEIKEKGNLSEVHLKAAICGGEPWTDNMRENIENNLNSKAYDIYGLSEIMGPGVAADCRYHKGLHIYEDHFLPEIINSDTLEQVPEGEAGELVITTLTKEAFPLIRYRTKDLTSISYDKCDCGRTLARISRFTGRSDDMLVIRGVNVFPSQVEAALLELGETKPYYMIIVDRVDNMDTFEVWVEVDEKFFSDEIRELEKLRQKIAHGLRQALGLNVKVKLVEPKTIERTSGKSTRVIDKRILV; encoded by the coding sequence ATGATATGGAATGAATCAAAGGAATGTATGAGCAGAGATGAAATGCATCATATGCAGAGTGTAAGGCTTTCTAAACTGGTCAAAAGGATTTATCACAATGTACCTTATTATAGAAAGAAAATGCAGGAAGTCGGAATTGAACCATGGGATATTAAAACTGTAGAAGACATCTCAAAACTGCCCTTTACCACAAAAGAAGATCTTAGGGACAATTATCCTTTCGGATTATTTGCCGTGCCAATGACAGAAGTGGTTAGATTACATGCATCTTCAGGAACTACAGGTAAGGCAACAGTTGTAGGATACTCCAGAAGAGATATTGAAATATGGACAGAATGCGTGACCAGAGTTCTTGCTATGGCAGGGATTGGCAAAGATGATAAAATTCAGGTATCATATGGATATGGGCTGTTCACCGGTGGACTTGGACTTCACTATGGGGCCGAGAATGTAGGAGCTACAGTAGTTCCAATGTCAACATCGGGTACTAAGAAGCAGATAACTATGATGGAAGACTTTAAATGTACTGCGGTGGCATGCACGCCATCTTATCTACTCCATTTGATTGAGGAAATAAAGGAGAAAGGAAATCTTTCAGAAGTTCATCTAAAAGCTGCCATCTGTGGCGGGGAACCATGGACTGACAATATGAGAGAGAATATTGAAAATAACCTAAATAGCAAAGCTTATGATATATATGGTTTAAGTGAAATTATGGGACCGGGAGTTGCTGCCGATTGCAGGTATCACAAAGGCTTGCATATCTATGAAGACCATTTTCTTCCTGAAATAATCAACTCCGATACTCTCGAGCAAGTTCCTGAGGGAGAAGCAGGGGAACTGGTAATTACGACACTGACTAAAGAGGCATTTCCACTAATTAGATACAGGACTAAGGATTTGACTTCGATTAGTTATGATAAATGTGACTGCGGTAGAACACTTGCCAGAATTTCCAGATTCACAGGAAGATCTGACGACATGCTCGTTATAAGAGGAGTCAATGTATTCCCATCTCAAGTCGAAGCGGCACTTCTTGAACTGGGAGAAACTAAACCATATTATATGATAATCGTCGACAGGGTTGACAATATGGACACATTCGAAGTTTGGGTAGAAGTAGATGAGAAGTTCTTTAGTGACGAGATTAGAGAGCTTGAAAAATTAAGACAAAAAATAGCTCATGGACTAAGACAAGCTCTTGGACTGAATGTTAAGGTAAAACTGGTTGAACCGAAGACTATTGAAAGAACATCGGGTAAATCAACGAGAGTTATTGACAAGAGAATACTCGTATAA
- a CDS encoding ACT domain-containing protein has translation MIKQLTVFIENRKGSLTRVTKLIKDAGINIISFSLADTENYGLLRMMVSEPDRAYKILKDAEMSTSLTDVTAVDIKNVPGALHALLCLIEDFDIQYMYMFSNRDDIAGVILKITDKEAAEKVIVENGFKLIDREFFRF, from the coding sequence ATGATAAAACAACTTACAGTATTCATAGAGAACAGAAAAGGATCGCTGACCAGAGTTACTAAACTGATAAAAGATGCCGGGATAAATATTATAAGCTTCTCATTGGCCGATACCGAAAACTACGGACTTCTTCGAATGATGGTGTCCGAACCGGATAGAGCTTATAAAATACTTAAAGATGCAGAGATGTCGACGAGTCTGACAGATGTCACTGCAGTTGATATCAAAAATGTTCCTGGCGCATTACATGCATTATTATGCTTAATCGAGGATTTTGATATTCAGTATATGTATATGTTTTCCAATAGGGATGATATTGCAGGAGTAATACTTAAAATAACTGATAAGGAAGCTGCTGAAAAAGTAATTGTAGAAAATGGATTTAAGTTGATAGATAGAGAGTTTTTCAGGTTTTAA
- a CDS encoding DUF1905 domain-containing protein yields MKDKIYEFEAEIIKVQDMDAAYIVFPYDIREEFGKGRVKVHATFDGEPYDGSVVNMGTGNYIIGIRKDIRKKIGKQAGDMIRVTIRERV; encoded by the coding sequence ATGAAAGACAAAATATATGAATTCGAGGCAGAAATAATAAAGGTTCAAGATATGGATGCGGCATATATAGTTTTTCCATATGATATAAGAGAAGAATTTGGCAAAGGAAGAGTAAAGGTACACGCTACTTTTGATGGGGAGCCTTATGACGGATCGGTAGTTAATATGGGTACGGGAAACTATATTATTGGGATTAGAAAAGATATAAGAAAAAAGATAGGAAAACAAGCCGGAGACATGATTCGTGTGACTATAAGAGAAAGAGTATAA
- a CDS encoding ABC transporter substrate-binding protein, giving the protein MKSIFNWKRFVAVFMAIMLLAACKPVTKEENVEPKKVETSEQESSESKEEKKEDKKEEKKEEDKEEKGAESGKIEFTDMAGNQVSLDAPIKKIVVLTPSDCEILYAIGAGDNVIGRGTYCDYPEEVKSVKELTSGKDTNIEEIIALEPDAVVMSMMSQTEDHVKALEKAGIKVIVSDATSIEQVYQAIQMIGKATGKEGAAENLIKEMQSTFEEYKKKAEGKEGGNIYYEVSPLEYGLWTAGNSTFMDEIGNIIGVKNVFADVKGWSEISEEQIIERNPDHIVTITMYFGEGPKPDEEILGRNGWGDITAIKNKSVFMANADEFSRPGPRLKEAVKVLYDFIYNE; this is encoded by the coding sequence ATGAAAAGTATATTTAATTGGAAGCGGTTTGTAGCTGTGTTCATGGCAATCATGTTATTGGCTGCATGTAAACCAGTAACCAAGGAAGAAAATGTAGAACCTAAAAAGGTAGAGACTTCTGAACAGGAAAGTAGTGAAAGTAAAGAAGAAAAGAAAGAAGATAAGAAAGAGGAAAAGAAGGAAGAGGATAAAGAAGAAAAGGGTGCTGAATCCGGTAAAATTGAGTTCACAGATATGGCCGGCAATCAGGTCAGTTTAGATGCTCCTATCAAAAAAATTGTAGTTTTGACACCTTCTGATTGTGAAATTCTATATGCAATCGGTGCAGGAGACAACGTCATTGGAAGAGGTACTTACTGTGATTATCCTGAAGAAGTTAAATCAGTAAAAGAGTTGACTTCCGGGAAAGACACAAATATTGAGGAAATAATCGCTTTAGAACCCGATGCTGTTGTGATGTCTATGATGAGTCAAACTGAAGATCATGTAAAAGCGCTCGAAAAAGCCGGAATTAAAGTGATAGTATCCGATGCAACCAGTATTGAACAGGTTTATCAGGCGATTCAAATGATAGGAAAAGCTACTGGAAAAGAAGGTGCTGCTGAAAACCTGATTAAAGAGATGCAATCCACCTTTGAAGAGTACAAGAAAAAAGCCGAAGGAAAAGAGGGAGGAAACATCTATTACGAGGTTTCACCACTTGAGTACGGTCTGTGGACTGCCGGTAATTCTACATTTATGGATGAGATAGGTAATATCATAGGTGTTAAAAATGTTTTTGCAGATGTTAAAGGATGGTCTGAAATTTCGGAAGAGCAGATTATCGAAAGGAATCCTGATCATATAGTTACGATTACCATGTATTTTGGGGAAGGTCCAAAACCGGATGAGGAAATACTTGGAAGAAATGGTTGGGGAGATATCACTGCAATAAAAAATAAATCTGTTTTTATGGCAAATGCTGATGAATTCTCAAGACCTGGACCTAGACTTAAAGAAGCTGTAAAAGTTCTTTATGATTTTATTTACAATGAATAA
- a CDS encoding iron ABC transporter permease, giving the protein MGNELIKNGKIKYLILSLLLFATIVFCICLGSVNIPLADVFNAFVNRLKGLEPKGPYESIIIHVRTPRVLSVALVGMALSLSGAVMQGLLKNPLADGSTLGVSTGASLGAVLAIVLGIRFTALPFAGTMIMAIIFAFLSLIFVLSLSYKLDYSLSTNTIILMGIIFSMFVNSLISLLLVFSGDNIKSIIFWSMGSLQGSTYENVIVLLIAVIIFSIIIISKSDELNAFALGEEIASNLGVDTKKIKLILLITSSALIGITVSVGGTIGFVGLVIPHITRLITGPNHMKLLPSSMFIGSSFLMVADLVARTMFKPLELPIGVVTSLIGSVLFVYIFSKNRMVR; this is encoded by the coding sequence ATGGGAAATGAATTAATTAAAAACGGTAAAATTAAATATTTAATACTGTCATTACTTCTCTTTGCAACCATAGTATTTTGCATCTGTCTTGGTTCTGTAAATATACCATTAGCAGATGTATTTAATGCTTTTGTTAACAGATTAAAGGGACTTGAACCAAAGGGACCTTATGAGAGTATTATTATACATGTCAGAACGCCAAGAGTACTTTCAGTCGCACTTGTAGGCATGGCCTTGTCGCTTAGTGGCGCAGTAATGCAGGGCTTACTTAAAAACCCGCTAGCTGATGGATCGACGCTTGGTGTATCTACAGGAGCTTCCCTAGGGGCTGTGCTTGCGATTGTCCTTGGTATTAGATTTACTGCATTGCCTTTTGCAGGGACTATGATTATGGCGATAATCTTTGCCTTTTTATCGCTTATTTTCGTCTTATCTTTATCCTATAAACTGGATTATTCTCTATCTACAAATACTATAATCCTCATGGGAATAATTTTTTCGATGTTTGTAAACAGTTTAATCAGTTTATTACTGGTATTTTCGGGAGACAATATTAAATCTATCATATTCTGGAGCATGGGATCTCTACAGGGCTCTACTTATGAAAATGTAATTGTTCTACTCATAGCTGTAATTATATTTTCGATTATAATCATCTCCAAAAGCGACGAATTGAACGCTTTTGCTCTGGGTGAAGAGATAGCAAGCAATCTAGGCGTAGACACTAAAAAGATAAAATTGATACTTTTAATTACCTCATCTGCACTAATCGGTATTACTGTTTCGGTAGGAGGTACTATTGGATTTGTTGGACTTGTTATTCCACATATAACCAGACTTATTACAGGACCAAACCATATGAAGCTCTTACCATCATCTATGTTTATAGGATCGAGTTTTCTCATGGTAGCGGATTTGGTAGCCAGGACAATGTTTAAACCCTTGGAACTACCGATTGGTGTCGTTACATCCCTGATAGGATCGGTATTATTTGTGTATATATTTTCAAAGAATAGGATGGTGAGATAA
- a CDS encoding ABC transporter ATP-binding protein, translating to MLKISNLSVEYGTFKALENVSFEVSEGQWIMVIGPNGAGKSTVVKAISQSVNYTGSIIYHNRDLSKMKSKERGKSIAVLSQNYSTGYGFTVEEVVRLGRYSHSSGFLSRHNEKDFEIVDQMLELTGLSKLKNKNILKLSGGELQRTFLAQVLVQEPKLLILDEPTNHLDLVYQKEVFELIKEWIKVKGRAVISVTHDLSLAKTFGTHAVLLNAGSLIECGETNAVMSPENLNSAYKMNVSAWMKQLCENW from the coding sequence ATGCTTAAAATATCAAACCTTTCTGTTGAGTATGGAACATTTAAAGCACTGGAAAATGTGAGTTTTGAAGTATCCGAAGGTCAATGGATTATGGTAATAGGGCCAAATGGAGCAGGGAAGAGTACAGTAGTAAAAGCAATATCGCAGTCCGTCAATTATACAGGTTCAATTATTTATCATAATAGAGATTTGAGCAAGATGAAATCGAAAGAAAGAGGAAAGTCTATAGCTGTCCTTTCTCAAAACTATTCAACCGGCTACGGGTTTACAGTTGAAGAAGTGGTTAGGCTTGGCAGATATTCCCATTCAAGTGGTTTTCTATCAAGACATAATGAAAAGGACTTTGAAATCGTAGATCAAATGCTTGAGTTAACCGGACTTTCAAAATTAAAAAACAAGAATATTTTAAAATTGTCAGGTGGTGAACTGCAAAGGACATTTCTAGCCCAAGTGCTCGTACAGGAGCCTAAGCTACTAATACTTGATGAACCTACAAATCATCTGGACTTAGTCTACCAAAAAGAAGTTTTTGAACTAATAAAAGAATGGATTAAAGTCAAAGGTAGAGCAGTGATTTCCGTTACTCATGATCTCAGTTTAGCAAAGACATTTGGCACTCATGCAGTACTGTTAAATGCAGGCTCATTGATTGAATGCGGCGAAACAAATGCTGTCATGTCACCGGAAAACTTAAACAGCGCCTATAAAATGAACGTCTCTGCATGGATGAAACAATTATGTGAAAATTGGTAA
- the metA gene encoding homoserine O-succinyltransferase: protein MPVIIPKGLPAEEVLKSERIFTMNEQRAHTQDIRPLKVGILNLMPTKEATEIQLLRRLSNTPLQIEVDLIHTESYKSNNTDSVHLERFYKTFSQIKNNKYDAFIITGAPVENLEYDEVVYWNELKNIFDYIEDNVFSTMFICWAAQAAFYHYYGVDKYNSNEKIFGIYKYTPMGNSPLVRGFDDVFDMPQSRHTYNLSSELMEIEDLEILADNPHTGVNIAATKDNRLIFVTGHWEYDHDTLHKEYVRDLDKGLDIKMPINYYVDDDMDKGIEANWRAHGNLFFSNWLNYYVYQETPYDILSIRRRD, encoded by the coding sequence ATGCCGGTCATTATACCGAAAGGACTACCTGCAGAAGAAGTTTTGAAAAGTGAAAGAATATTTACTATGAATGAACAAAGGGCACATACTCAAGATATCAGACCACTTAAAGTAGGTATTTTAAACTTAATGCCTACTAAGGAAGCAACTGAAATACAATTATTGAGAAGACTCTCGAATACACCTTTGCAAATAGAAGTCGATTTGATTCACACCGAGAGCTATAAGTCCAATAACACTGATAGTGTGCATTTGGAAAGATTTTACAAGACCTTTTCTCAAATAAAAAACAATAAATACGATGCTTTCATTATTACGGGAGCACCAGTTGAGAACTTGGAATACGATGAAGTAGTATACTGGAATGAATTAAAAAATATCTTTGATTATATCGAGGATAATGTATTTTCTACGATGTTTATTTGTTGGGCTGCTCAAGCGGCGTTTTACCACTATTATGGTGTAGATAAATACAATTCAAATGAAAAGATATTCGGAATCTATAAGTATACCCCTATGGGGAATTCACCACTTGTCAGGGGCTTTGACGATGTATTTGATATGCCGCAGTCAAGACATACTTATAATTTATCCTCGGAACTGATGGAAATAGAAGACCTTGAAATACTAGCAGACAATCCTCATACAGGAGTAAATATAGCTGCAACCAAGGATAATCGTTTAATATTTGTAACCGGTCATTGGGAATACGACCATGATACCCTTCACAAAGAATACGTACGAGATTTAGACAAGGGATTGGATATCAAGATGCCCATAAATTACTATGTAGATGATGACATGGATAAGGGAATTGAAGCCAACTGGAGAGCACATGGCAATCTTTTCTTTTCTAATTGGTTAAATTATTATGTTTATCAAGAGACTCCATATGATATACTTAGTATAAGGAGAAGAGATTAA
- a CDS encoding O-acetylhomoserine aminocarboxypropyltransferase/cysteine synthase family protein — protein MSKYGFNTKCLQSGYDPKNGEPRILPIFQSTTFRYESADEVAALFDLAKEGHMYSRISNPTVAAFEEKISDLEGGVGALATSSGQSASLIAILTICNNGEHFIAPNNIYGGSFTLFSSTLAKFGISASFFSKDASDEEIESLIKPETKLIFTESLSNPGVDVLDLERFVNLAHKNGLPLIVDNTLATPYLLRPIEHGADIVIHSSTKYIDGHATSVGGVVVDSGNFDWTNGKFPHLTEKDPNYHGLSYTETFGEAAYIVKARAVFMRDLGTCLSPFNAFLMNLGTETLPVRMDRHSENALAVAEFLESHPKVEWVKYPFLKSSPSYENAVKYLKAGSGVISFGVKGGIEEGKKFIDNLKLTALIVHVGDIRTCALHPGSMTHRQLSEEDQIKAGITPNLIRLSVGLENIEDILEDIEKALEAI, from the coding sequence ATGAGTAAATACGGTTTTAACACAAAATGTCTACAATCGGGATACGATCCTAAGAATGGAGAACCTAGGATATTGCCGATTTTTCAGTCCACTACTTTTAGATATGAATCTGCAGATGAAGTAGCTGCACTTTTTGATTTAGCTAAAGAAGGCCATATGTATTCCAGGATTTCAAATCCTACGGTTGCTGCATTTGAAGAAAAGATATCAGATTTAGAAGGAGGAGTTGGAGCTCTTGCAACTTCATCCGGCCAATCTGCTTCTTTGATTGCAATCTTAACCATATGTAATAATGGAGAACATTTTATTGCCCCAAATAATATATATGGCGGAAGTTTTACACTGTTTTCTTCAACTCTCGCAAAATTCGGAATTTCAGCATCTTTCTTTTCCAAAGATGCGAGTGATGAAGAAATTGAATCCCTTATCAAACCGGAAACAAAACTGATTTTTACCGAATCACTGTCAAATCCGGGTGTAGATGTATTGGATCTGGAGAGGTTTGTAAACTTGGCACATAAAAACGGTCTACCTCTCATTGTAGACAATACACTTGCTACTCCCTATCTTCTAAGACCAATTGAACATGGAGCGGACATTGTTATCCATTCATCGACCAAGTATATCGATGGGCATGCAACCTCGGTTGGTGGAGTTGTAGTTGATAGTGGAAATTTTGATTGGACTAATGGAAAGTTTCCTCACTTAACTGAAAAGGATCCTAATTATCATGGTCTAAGTTACACTGAAACTTTCGGCGAAGCTGCCTATATCGTCAAAGCACGTGCAGTGTTTATGAGAGATTTGGGAACCTGTTTATCGCCTTTCAACGCCTTTTTGATGAATCTCGGAACAGAAACGCTTCCGGTTAGAATGGATAGACATTCAGAAAATGCTCTTGCAGTTGCAGAGTTTTTAGAATCACATCCCAAGGTCGAATGGGTTAAATATCCATTCTTAAAATCTTCTCCCTCTTATGAAAATGCCGTTAAGTATTTAAAAGCAGGCAGTGGAGTAATAAGCTTTGGAGTCAAGGGCGGTATTGAAGAAGGCAAAAAATTTATTGATAATCTTAAATTAACAGCATTGATAGTACATGTTGGCGACATTAGAACCTGTGCTCTTCACCCGGGGAGCATGACTCATCGCCAATTATCTGAAGAAGATCAGATTAAAGCCGGCATTACACCTAATCTCATTAGGCTTTCAGTCGGCTTGGAGAATATAGAAGATATACTAGAGGATATTGAAAAAGCATTGGAGGCGATTTAA
- a CDS encoding putative hydro-lyase, which translates to MDLANMKPNEVRSLIRKGELVQPTSGMCKGHIQANLVIVHKDLAFDFLLFAQRNPKPCPILDVTDVGDPEPKLMAKGADLRFDIPKYRVYKHGELVDEVTDIEKYWTDDLVAFLLGCSFSFESAMLNASIPVRHIEDNHNVPMYITNIETEPAGKFHGKMVVSMRPIPHQQIVRAVQATSRFPQVHGAPVHIGDPSIIGIKDIDKPDFGDASVIKEGEVPVFWACGVTPQSIAMTSKPDLMITHSPGYMFICDPMDEDLAVL; encoded by the coding sequence ATGGATTTAGCTAATATGAAACCAAATGAAGTTAGAAGTTTGATTAGGAAAGGTGAATTAGTACAGCCTACATCGGGAATGTGTAAAGGGCATATTCAAGCAAATCTTGTAATTGTTCATAAGGATTTGGCTTTTGATTTCTTACTTTTTGCTCAGCGCAACCCTAAGCCTTGCCCGATTTTAGATGTAACGGATGTTGGAGATCCTGAACCTAAGCTGATGGCAAAAGGTGCTGATTTGAGATTTGATATTCCAAAGTACAGAGTGTATAAGCATGGTGAACTGGTTGATGAAGTAACCGATATCGAAAAATACTGGACAGATGATTTAGTGGCTTTTTTACTAGGTTGTAGCTTCTCTTTTGAATCAGCTATGCTAAACGCTTCAATCCCTGTCAGACATATAGAAGATAATCACAATGTGCCCATGTATATTACAAATATAGAAACTGAACCGGCTGGCAAGTTTCATGGTAAGATGGTAGTCAGTATGAGACCGATACCTCATCAACAAATCGTAAGAGCAGTTCAAGCGACGTCAAGATTCCCTCAAGTTCATGGAGCTCCTGTGCATATCGGAGACCCAAGTATAATAGGGATTAAAGATATCGATAAACCCGATTTTGGAGATGCTTCAGTAATAAAAGAGGGAGAAGTTCCGGTCTTCTGGGCTTGTGGAGTTACGCCTCAGTCCATAGCGATGACCAGTAAACCTGATCTTATGATTACGCATTCACCGGGGTATATGTTTATTTGTGACCCGATGGATGAGGATTTAGCTGTATTATAG
- a CDS encoding toll/interleukin-1 receptor domain-containing protein has product MKFDIFISYRRQGAEAIAHMLYRDLTAAGFSTFYDMETLGSGDFRKNIMDAIDSCNDFIVLLSKDALSERIYNPEDVMFKEIAYAFEKNKRITGIVLTGFDGFPTYLPDAIAQLPNVNCLRGRMEYYDAMFEKLTSGMFLVSSSKLKDRFVDRSNKQDTLAWFKELPIENKQNYMRLLLEVNNEFQTSAPAQRVYRYLDTTYRNIGIRETPPYDGDSVADFSAYLSFFETIYLMVITETIDLSLIDEMFRFRFFALCNNPEIQRIELLPYGFMYPFIIDLYDIWLETIRKRLHEEKQEIYIGDAIYMYDYDFHRRYRAYCFANDKNSSVNITFINNKFEKIELNLRKLNQDDLTKVMNLQAKVVDKIPNNDIDNIYEPMTIEETIYGINNDIFVGFFDENKIVAALLVVPNPTPEQDLYKDMYPDSEDEKSVLLDAALVDENYVGYGIHRFAISLAEYYAVRYDKKRVISTVSPKNHYSARNFIKSGYQIEATLPKYHSIRDYFVLNLD; this is encoded by the coding sequence ATGAAGTTTGATATTTTCATAAGCTATAGGAGACAAGGAGCAGAAGCTATAGCGCATATGCTATATCGTGATTTAACTGCTGCAGGTTTTTCTACTTTTTACGATATGGAAACATTAGGTTCGGGTGACTTTCGTAAAAATATCATGGATGCTATTGATAGTTGTAATGATTTCATAGTTCTTCTTTCTAAGGATGCACTTTCAGAAAGAATTTATAATCCAGAAGATGTCATGTTTAAAGAAATTGCATATGCTTTTGAAAAGAACAAAAGAATTACAGGTATAGTCCTTACAGGTTTTGATGGCTTCCCGACATACTTACCCGATGCAATTGCACAGTTACCCAACGTAAACTGTTTGCGCGGTAGGATGGAGTATTATGATGCCATGTTTGAGAAATTAACTTCCGGTATGTTTCTAGTTTCATCTTCAAAGTTAAAAGATAGATTTGTAGATAGAAGCAATAAACAAGATACATTAGCCTGGTTCAAAGAGTTACCAATAGAAAACAAGCAGAATTATATGCGATTGTTATTAGAAGTCAATAATGAATTTCAAACCTCAGCACCTGCTCAAAGAGTGTATAGATATTTAGATACAACCTATAGAAACATTGGAATTAGAGAAACTCCACCATATGATGGTGACTCTGTTGCAGATTTTTCAGCATACTTATCCTTCTTTGAGACAATCTATCTAATGGTAATTACCGAAACAATAGATTTATCTCTTATCGACGAAATGTTTAGATTTAGGTTTTTTGCATTGTGTAACAATCCCGAAATTCAAAGAATCGAACTACTCCCATATGGTTTTATGTATCCATTCATAATAGACTTGTATGATATTTGGTTAGAAACTATAAGAAAAAGGCTGCACGAAGAAAAACAAGAAATATATATTGGTGATGCAATATATATGTATGACTATGATTTTCATAGAAGATATCGCGCATATTGCTTTGCTAACGATAAAAACAGCTCTGTTAATATTACATTCATTAATAATAAATTCGAAAAGATTGAACTAAACTTACGAAAGCTTAATCAAGATGATTTAACAAAGGTCATGAACTTGCAAGCAAAAGTGGTTGATAAGATTCCAAATAACGATATCGATAATATTTACGAACCAATGACTATAGAAGAAACTATCTATGGGATTAATAACGATATTTTTGTAGGATTCTTTGATGAAAACAAAATTGTAGCAGCTCTACTTGTCGTACCAAATCCAACACCGGAACAAGATCTATATAAAGATATGTACCCTGATTCCGAAGATGAAAAATCAGTATTATTAGATGCAGCACTAGTCGATGAGAATTATGTTGGTTATGGTATACATAGATTCGCTATTAGCTTAGCAGAATACTATGCTGTCCGTTATGACAAAAAACGTGTTATCTCGACAGTTTCACCAAAAAATCATTATAGTGCTAGAAATTTTATAAAAAGTGGTTACCAAATTGAAGCAACATTGCCAAAGTATCACTCAATTAGGGATTATTTTGTACTAAATCTAGATTAA
- a CDS encoding TetR/AcrR family transcriptional regulator translates to MEKSNKNRRVQRNRIYRYFIDAAVDILNEDGLDAITIRAVSERAGYNSATLYNYFTNLDHLKFFAAISVLDKYVEKLNGVTNDDDSSREKYIKIWMAFAENSFEYPEHYYIIFFSEMKKDMDEYLNDYYDIFIGEDTKVEDTIQRMLKETSLSNRSMVLMNECIKDGLFSEEKGKIIDEIVILVYQSILIQVKTGVLDPEDALNSFSKYLNNLL, encoded by the coding sequence ATGGAAAAATCTAATAAAAATAGACGTGTTCAGAGAAATAGAATATATAGATACTTTATTGATGCTGCCGTCGATATCTTAAATGAAGATGGCTTGGATGCAATAACGATTAGGGCAGTTAGTGAGAGGGCAGGATATAATAGCGCAACTCTCTATAATTATTTTACAAATCTGGATCATTTAAAATTCTTTGCAGCTATCTCGGTTTTAGATAAATATGTAGAGAAATTAAATGGTGTAACCAATGATGACGATTCAAGTAGAGAAAAGTATATAAAGATATGGATGGCTTTTGCAGAAAACTCATTTGAGTATCCGGAGCATTACTATATAATTTTCTTTTCCGAGATGAAAAAGGATATGGATGAGTACTTAAACGATTACTATGATATCTTTATCGGAGAGGATACTAAAGTTGAGGACACCATACAGAGAATGTTAAAAGAAACAAGTCTTTCCAATAGGTCGATGGTACTTATGAATGAATGCATTAAGGATGGATTATTCAGTGAAGAAAAAGGAAAGATCATTGATGAGATAGTAATTTTAGTCTATCAAAGCATACTAATTCAAGTGAAAACCGGAGTTTTAGATCCGGAAGATGCATTGAATTCGTTTTCCAAGTATTTAAACAACCTACTATAA